The following proteins are co-located in the Haliotis asinina isolate JCU_RB_2024 chromosome 13, JCU_Hal_asi_v2, whole genome shotgun sequence genome:
- the LOC137259588 gene encoding cell death abnormality protein 1-like — translation MSFCPEYQCTDDQHCSECDRTTGYCITDCDRGYYDQRCKSVCSKNCRNNTCIISNSGSERCTDGCVLGYQGLGCNIPCDSPGGSCAACPGGCDEGYCQQGSTCVSGCVDSYYGTDCTSCSFVCTSCNRLTGTCDDKAGHWRQIALVSSSVACVSCIITVFVAFILKLWDKGRNASGPPTPQTTVPAPADQGSPRDVKIATLCDATYRLLSNRPLRQHVRQLGHMGDRSALPLYADVLAAVTVSAADLTVDQSSRHVIAVNVYSLPSTVKTGDTDSRELFSSQMRVAGPCTKNQHCSDCDATTGHCLTNCETGYYDQKCSSNCSNGCKDGICTLSNTGDDNCTDGCVPGYAGISCNIPCDSPGGNCTACPGGCDGGYCQLASSCVSGCVDFYYGTECKKCTHGCTLCNRATGACADTSGEILFVGLLALSVFIAFCILVTLYVSFIKFVNAKRNDNETEDEYHHLQRVPYTENARCT, via the exons ATGTCATTCTGTCCAGAATATCAGTGTACTGACGATCAGCACTGCTCAGAGTGTGACAGAACGACAGGCTACTGCATCACCGACTGTGACCGTGGATACTACGACCAGAGATGCAAGTCTGTGTGCAGCAAGAACTGTAGAAACAACACGTGCATTATTTCTAACAGTGGTAGTGAAAGGTGCACAGACGGCTGTGTCCTAGGATACCAGGGACTTGGGTGCAACATACCTTGTGACAGTCCAGGAGGTAGCTGTGCAGCATGTCCTGGTGGTTGTGATGAAGGATATTGTCAGCAGGGTTCAACCTGTGTGTCTGGATGTGTGGACTCTTACTACGGGACTGACTGTACAAGTTGTTCATTTGTGTGCACGTCGTGTAACAGGTTGACAGGAACATGTGATGATAAAGCTG GTCACTGGAGACAAATTGCATTGGTGTCTTCTTCTGTGGCGTGTGTATCCTGCATCATCACGGTATTTGTGGCGTTCATCCTGAAACTCTGGGATAAAGGACG GAACGCTTCCGGACCACCAACACCACAGACGACCGTCCCCGCACCGGCAGACCAAGGGTCACCACGAGACGTCAAGATCGCCACATTGTGCGACGCCACGTACAGACTCCTTTCTAACAGGCCTCTGAGACAGCACGTCAGACAATTGGGACATATGGGCGACCGCTCAGCACTTCCACTGTACGCCGACGTCTTAGCAGCAGTAACCGTCAGTGCCGCAGACCTTACCGTGGACCAATCCTCACGCCATGTCATCGCCGTGAACGTCTACAGTTTGCCCAGTACCGTCAAAACTGGAGACACAGACAGTAGAGAACTGTTCTCTTCACAGATGAGAGTCG CTGGGCCTTGCACGAAGAACCAGCACTGTTCTGACTGCGACGCCACAACAGGACATTGCCTCACGAATTGTGAAACTGGGTATTATGACCAGAAATGCAGCTCAAACTGCAGTAATGGTTGTAAGGACGGGATATGCACACTTTCCAATACCGGTGATGATAACTGCACTGACGGATGTGTCCCAGGATATGCTGGTATTAGCTGCAACATACCATGTGACAGTCCAGGAGGTAACTGTACAGCATGTCCAGGTGGTTGTGATGGAGGATATTGTCAGCTGGCATCATCTTGTGTGTCTGGATGTGTGGACTTCTACTACGGGACTGAATGTAAGAAGTGTACGCATGGATGTACGTTATGCAACAGGGCGACAGGGGCATGTGCTGATACGTCAG GTGAAATTCTCTTCGTTGGACTACTGGCGTTGTCAGTGTTTATAGCATTTTGCATCTTGGTGACACTGTATGTGTCTTTCATTAAGTTTGTAAATGCAAAACG CAACGACAACGAAACAGAGGATGAGTACCACCATCTGCAACGTGTACCGTACACAGAGAACGCGAGATGTACTTAA